Proteins encoded in a region of the Ferviditalea candida genome:
- a CDS encoding polysaccharide deacetylase family protein, whose translation METTVIDTVYGNQASQAIYPVPAASLKPSLPYHDKVAVLMFHHLDPKLKGRDIISPELFAQQIDYLSKKGIHFISLDQFRAFMHGGKVPDNAALITFDDGYESYYSIAYPILAKRHIPAVCFVITGAFQKNVKVYTPHMTTDQIVAMTHADPDMEVQAHTDNLHFKVDRKHDALTGPMKIDGKSETQQQYEQRIKTDLQKCVQQLSVLTPHPIDTFAYPYGMHNNTAIKTLKEVQIRYAFTTRPGLISKTSDPYLLPRINGGSPDITPEALYASIESAAAGSINLHKSQSPKKLTASR comes from the coding sequence GTGGAAACGACGGTTATCGATACCGTGTACGGAAATCAGGCTTCTCAGGCCATCTATCCCGTCCCGGCTGCAAGCCTGAAGCCCTCGCTTCCTTATCACGATAAAGTCGCCGTCTTAATGTTTCACCACCTGGATCCAAAACTAAAGGGCAGAGATATCATAAGCCCCGAGCTGTTCGCGCAACAAATCGATTACCTTTCGAAAAAAGGCATTCATTTTATTTCATTAGACCAATTCAGAGCGTTCATGCACGGCGGCAAAGTTCCCGACAATGCCGCACTGATCACGTTTGACGACGGATACGAAAGCTATTATTCGATTGCGTATCCCATCTTGGCTAAACGGCATATTCCGGCTGTTTGCTTTGTCATCACCGGCGCCTTTCAGAAAAATGTAAAGGTTTACACGCCGCACATGACGACCGATCAAATCGTCGCAATGACGCATGCGGATCCCGACATGGAGGTTCAAGCGCATACGGATAATCTCCATTTCAAGGTCGACCGCAAGCATGACGCATTAACCGGACCGATGAAGATCGACGGCAAGTCGGAAACCCAACAGCAGTACGAGCAGCGCATCAAGACGGATTTGCAGAAGTGCGTTCAACAGCTTTCCGTTCTTACGCCTCATCCGATCGACACCTTTGCCTATCCTTACGGCATGCATAACAACACAGCCATCAAAACTCTAAAGGAAGTGCAAATCCGTTACGCTTTTACAACCAGACCCGGACTCATTTCCAAAACGAGCGATCCGTATTTGCTGCCGAGAATTAATGGAGGCAGTCCGGACATCACGCCGGAGGCCTTATACGCCTCCATCGAGTCCGCAGCAGCGGGAAGCATCAATCTCCATAAGAGCCAGAGCCCGAAGAAATTGACAGCCTCCCGATGA
- the cmpA gene encoding cortex morphogenetic protein CmpA, giving the protein MPSWLRHQLSRAFQNKDRRQIRLLNDCWFFYRINK; this is encoded by the coding sequence TTGCCCTCCTGGTTGCGTCATCAATTATCGCGTGCTTTTCAGAACAAAGACCGCAGGCAGATCCGTTTATTGAACGACTGCTGGTTTTTTTACCGCATAAATAAATAA
- a CDS encoding hydrolase/acyltransferase: MSNMRYVILQNADNLEFVQIPASHAYQLTALHHRLHKEIGKLAADSAPELPHAVAECDNLEITVGAYAITSSLDYINDLEKSFAAIEDKSYPVISLLTEIRALQAQLEQWYEEEA, translated from the coding sequence ATGTCCAATATGCGGTACGTCATCCTGCAAAATGCAGATAACCTTGAATTTGTGCAAATTCCAGCATCCCACGCCTATCAATTAACCGCCCTGCATCATCGGCTGCATAAGGAAATTGGCAAGCTGGCCGCTGACAGCGCTCCGGAGCTCCCGCATGCGGTTGCGGAGTGCGACAACCTGGAAATCACCGTGGGCGCCTATGCAATAACCAGCAGCCTCGACTATATCAATGATTTGGAAAAAAGCTTTGCTGCCATTGAAGACAAGTCCTATCCGGTCATCTCGCTGTTGACCGAAATTCGCGCCCTGCAGGCTCAGCTGGAACAGTGGTACGAAGAAGAAGCGTAA